A window from Hemicordylus capensis ecotype Gifberg chromosome 2, rHemCap1.1.pri, whole genome shotgun sequence encodes these proteins:
- the VAMP1 gene encoding vesicle-associated membrane protein 1 isoform X3 produces the protein MSDPVQSPATGTGPEGESARGPPEAPPNMTSNRRLYQTQAEVAAVVHIFHDNVEKVLKRDEDLLALEAQAEGVHDSAKVFQTNATSLARKYWWQNAKMMVILGIICAIVAVAVAHDAHTGSDLCHCGDRNCT, from the exons GTCTGATCCAGTTCAGTCACCTGCCACCGGGACAGGACCAGAAGGCGAATCAGCTAGAGGCCCTCCTGAAGCACCTCCAAACATGACCAGCAATCGCCGCCTGTACCAGACTCAAGCAGAAGTGGCAGCA GTAGTGCATATCTTCCATGATAATGTGGAAAAGGTCTTGAAGCGAGATGAAGACCTGTTGGCACTAGAAGCACAAGCTGAGGGTGTGCATGATAGTGCCAAAGTGTTTCAAACCAATGCAACATCTCTTGCAAGGAAGTACTGGTGGCAGAATGCTAAG ATGATGGTCATACTGGGAATCATCTGTGCCATTGTGGCAGTTGCAGTTGCTC ATGATGCTCATACTGGGAGTGATTTGTGCCATTGTGGTGATCGCAATTGCAC GTAA
- the VAMP1 gene encoding vesicle-associated membrane protein 1 isoform X4: protein MSDPVQSPATGTGPEGESARGPPEAPPNMTSNRRLYQTQAEVAAVVHIFHDNVEKVLKRDEDLLALEAQAEGVHDSAKVFQTNATSLARKYWWQNAKMMVILGIICAIVAVAVARGDKKLE, encoded by the exons GTCTGATCCAGTTCAGTCACCTGCCACCGGGACAGGACCAGAAGGCGAATCAGCTAGAGGCCCTCCTGAAGCACCTCCAAACATGACCAGCAATCGCCGCCTGTACCAGACTCAAGCAGAAGTGGCAGCA GTAGTGCATATCTTCCATGATAATGTGGAAAAGGTCTTGAAGCGAGATGAAGACCTGTTGGCACTAGAAGCACAAGCTGAGGGTGTGCATGATAGTGCCAAAGTGTTTCAAACCAATGCAACATCTCTTGCAAGGAAGTACTGGTGGCAGAATGCTAAG ATGATGGTCATACTGGGAATCATCTGTGCCATTGTGGCAGTTGCAGTTGCTC GGGGTGACAAAAAGCTGGAATGA
- the VAMP1 gene encoding vesicle-associated membrane protein 1 isoform X1, with protein MSDPVQSPATGTGPEGESARGPPEAPPNMTSNRRLYQTQAEVAAVVHIFHDNVEKVLKRDEDLLALEAQAEGVHDSAKVFQTNATSLARKYWWQNAKMMVILGIICAIVAVAVAHDAHTGSDLCHCGDRNCTVPGQLSPSFPCIWWLTTVTQ; from the exons GTCTGATCCAGTTCAGTCACCTGCCACCGGGACAGGACCAGAAGGCGAATCAGCTAGAGGCCCTCCTGAAGCACCTCCAAACATGACCAGCAATCGCCGCCTGTACCAGACTCAAGCAGAAGTGGCAGCA GTAGTGCATATCTTCCATGATAATGTGGAAAAGGTCTTGAAGCGAGATGAAGACCTGTTGGCACTAGAAGCACAAGCTGAGGGTGTGCATGATAGTGCCAAAGTGTTTCAAACCAATGCAACATCTCTTGCAAGGAAGTACTGGTGGCAGAATGCTAAG ATGATGGTCATACTGGGAATCATCTGTGCCATTGTGGCAGTTGCAGTTGCTC ATGATGCTCATACTGGGAGTGATTTGTGCCATTGTGGTGATCGCAATTGCAC GGTTCCAGGACaactctccccttccttcccatGCATTTGGTGGCTCACCACTGTGACACAGTGA
- the SCNN1A gene encoding amiloride-sensitive sodium channel subunit alpha isoform X1 yields MKVENQPEGKKVEQLKPQAKQQKVKVAAETEEKKEESEGLIGVFGSYQELFQFFCNNTTIHGAIRLVCSKRNKMKTAFWSVLFFLTFGLMYWQFGILYREYFSFPVNLNLNLNSDRLTFPAVTLCTLNPYRYSALQEELEELDRMTHRTLMDLYKYNMSLGQSKWMSQSSRKRSSRSLSRLSLHHPLLRVKRGSQASIEDNNPQVDKSGWKIGFVLCNENKTDCFHQIYSSGVDAVREWYSFHYINILARIPDTKALDESNFTSFIYSCRFNEATCDKGNYTHFHHPIYGNCYTFNDNSSTLWMSSLPGINNGLSLVVRTEQNDFIPLLSTVTGARVMVHNQNEPAFMDEGGFNIRPGVETTISMRKETTIRLAGSYSDCTENGSDVPVKNLYLSRYTEQVCIRSCFQSNMVERCGCGHYFYPLPPGAVYCDYTKHTAWGYCYYKLQAEFKAGFLDCFSKCRKPCKVTEYHLSAGYSRWPSAVSEEWVFHMLSRQNKYNITSQRNGIAKVNIFFKEWSYKSNGESPAFTVVTLLSQLGNQWSLWFGSSVLSVIELAELILDFIAITCILAFNWLYLHRSSDLPASNSHDNTAFHSAPPAPGAPLQHASVENGVAALPSYNSLESLALQSVSFRRTE; encoded by the exons ATGAAGGTTGAAAATCAGCCAGAGGGCAAGAAGGTAGAGCAGCTCAAACCACAGGCAAAGCAGCAAAAAGTGAAGGTGGCAGCAGAGACagaagagaaaaaggaagaaagcGAAGGTCTCATCGGGGTTTTTGGCTCctaccaggagcttttccagttCTTTTGTAACAACACAACCATCCATGGCGCCATCCGGCTGGTTTGCTCGAAGAGGAACAAGATGAAGACTGCCTTCTGGTCAGTACTCTTCTTCCTGACCTTTGGCCTCATGTACTGGCAGTTTGGAATCCTCTACAGGGAATACTTCAGCTTCCCTGTCAACCTGAACCTGAACCTCAACTCTGATAGGCTTACCTTCCCAGCTGTCACACTGTGTACTCTCAATCCCTACAG GTACAGTGCTCttcaggaggagctggaggagctgGATCGTATGACCCACCGGACACTGATGGATCTGTACAAATACAATATGTCCCTGGGGCAGAGTAAATGGATGTCCCAATCCTCTCGGAAACGCAGTTCTAGGAGCCTGTCTCGCCTTTCCCTGCATCACCCTCTGCTTAGAGTCAAGAGAGGCAGCCAGGCCAGCATAGAGGACAATAATCCCCAAGTGGACAAGTCTGGCTGGAAAATTGGCTTTGTGCTA TGTAATGAAAACAAGACAGATTGCTTCCACCAGATATACTCCTCAGGTGTGGATGCTGTGCGGGAGTGGTACAGCTTCCATTACATCAACATCCTGGCAAGGATTCCTGACACCAAGGCCCTAGATGAGTCCAACTTCACAAGCTTCATCTACTCCTGCCGTTTCAATGAGGCAACATGTGACAAAGG GAATTACACCCATTTCCATCACCCCATTTATGGAAACTGCTACACATTCAACGACAACAGCAGCACCCTCTGGATGTCTTCCTTGCCTGGGATCAATAATG GCCTCTCTCTGGTAGTCCGCACGGAGCAAAATGACTTTATCCCACTGTTATCCACTGTGACGGGAGCCCGAGTGATGGTCCACAATCAGAATGAACCAGCCTTCATGGATGAAGGGGGCTTTAACATCCGTCCTGGTGTGGAAACAACCATCAGTATGAGAAAG GAAACAACAATCCGTCTTGCGGGCAGCTACAGCGACTGCACAGAAAATGGGAGTGATGTGCCCGTGAAGAACCTCTACCTCTCCCGCTATACTGAGCAG GTCTGCATTCGTTCCTGTTTTCAGAGCAATATGGTGGAACGGTGTGGCTGTGGCCATTACTTCTACCCCTTGCCCCCTGGAGCAGTTTACTGTGACTACACTAAACATACCGCCTGGG GTTATTGTTATTACAAACTCCAGGCTGAATTCAAAGCCGGATTCCTGGACTGTTTCTCCAAATGTCGGAAACCTTGCAA GGTGACTGAATACCATCTGTCGGCTGGATACTCACGCTGGCCTTCTGCTGTCTCTGAG GAGTGGGTGTTTCACATGCTGTCTCGGCAGAATAAGTACAACATCACGTCCCAAAG GAATGGAATTGCCAAAGtaaatatatttttcaaggaGTGGAGTTATAAAAGCAATGGGGAGTCTCCTGCTTTCACA GTGGTGACTTTACTTTCACAGCTGGGGAACCAATGGAGTCTTTGGTTTGGCTCATCTGTTCTCTCAGTGATAGAGCTGGCAGAGTTGATTTTGGATTTCATTGCCATCACCTGCATCCTGGCTTTCAACTGGCTCTACTTGCATCGGTCCTCTGATCTCCCTGCATCCAACAGCCACGACAATACAGCCTTCCACAGTGCGCCTCCTGCTCCTGGTGCCCCCCTGCAACATGCCTCTGTGGAGAACGGGGTTGCAGCACTGCCGTCCTACAACAGCTTAGAATCACTAGCCCTGCAGAGTGTTTCCTTCAGGAGAACAGAATGA
- the VAMP1 gene encoding vesicle-associated membrane protein 1 isoform X5 codes for MSDPVQSPATGTGPEGESARGPPEAPPNMTSNRRLYQTQAEVAAVVHIFHDNVEKVLKRDEDLLALEAQAEGVHDSAKVFQTNATSLARKYWWQNAKMMVILGIICAIVAVAVALYLFT; via the exons GTCTGATCCAGTTCAGTCACCTGCCACCGGGACAGGACCAGAAGGCGAATCAGCTAGAGGCCCTCCTGAAGCACCTCCAAACATGACCAGCAATCGCCGCCTGTACCAGACTCAAGCAGAAGTGGCAGCA GTAGTGCATATCTTCCATGATAATGTGGAAAAGGTCTTGAAGCGAGATGAAGACCTGTTGGCACTAGAAGCACAAGCTGAGGGTGTGCATGATAGTGCCAAAGTGTTTCAAACCAATGCAACATCTCTTGCAAGGAAGTACTGGTGGCAGAATGCTAAG ATGATGGTCATACTGGGAATCATCTGTGCCATTGTGGCAGTTGCAGTTGCTC TCTACCTCTTTACCTGA
- the SCNN1A gene encoding amiloride-sensitive sodium channel subunit alpha isoform X3 has translation MKVENQPEGKKVEQLKPQAKQQKVKVAAETEEKKEESEGLIGVFGSYQELFQFFCNNTTIHGAIRLVCSKRNKMKTAFWSVLFFLTFGLMYWQFGILYREYFSFPVNLNLNLNSDRLTFPAVTLCTLNPYRYSALQEELEELDRMTHRTLMDLYKYNMSLGQSKWMSQSSRKRSSRSLSRLSLHHPLLRVKRGSQASIEDNNPQVDKSGWKIGFVLCNENKTDCFHQIYSSGVDAVREWYSFHYINILARIPDTKALDESNFTSFIYSCRFNEATCDKGNYTHFHHPIYGNCYTFNDNSSTLWMSSLPGINNGLSLVVRTEQNDFIPLLSTVTGARVMVHNQNEPAFMDEGGFNIRPGVETTISMRKETTIRLAGSYSDCTENGSDVPVKNLYLSRYTEQVCIRSCFQSNMVERCGCGHYFYPLPPGAVYCDYTKHTAWGYCYYKLQAEFKAGFLDCFSKCRKPCKVTEYHLSAGYSRWPSAVSEVDAFLVVYTHAHAHLGATERSGCFTCCLGRISTTSRPKGKSTTYSQNENLGLERNPVVGQILTSKGDTEGHSCKH, from the exons ATGAAGGTTGAAAATCAGCCAGAGGGCAAGAAGGTAGAGCAGCTCAAACCACAGGCAAAGCAGCAAAAAGTGAAGGTGGCAGCAGAGACagaagagaaaaaggaagaaagcGAAGGTCTCATCGGGGTTTTTGGCTCctaccaggagcttttccagttCTTTTGTAACAACACAACCATCCATGGCGCCATCCGGCTGGTTTGCTCGAAGAGGAACAAGATGAAGACTGCCTTCTGGTCAGTACTCTTCTTCCTGACCTTTGGCCTCATGTACTGGCAGTTTGGAATCCTCTACAGGGAATACTTCAGCTTCCCTGTCAACCTGAACCTGAACCTCAACTCTGATAGGCTTACCTTCCCAGCTGTCACACTGTGTACTCTCAATCCCTACAG GTACAGTGCTCttcaggaggagctggaggagctgGATCGTATGACCCACCGGACACTGATGGATCTGTACAAATACAATATGTCCCTGGGGCAGAGTAAATGGATGTCCCAATCCTCTCGGAAACGCAGTTCTAGGAGCCTGTCTCGCCTTTCCCTGCATCACCCTCTGCTTAGAGTCAAGAGAGGCAGCCAGGCCAGCATAGAGGACAATAATCCCCAAGTGGACAAGTCTGGCTGGAAAATTGGCTTTGTGCTA TGTAATGAAAACAAGACAGATTGCTTCCACCAGATATACTCCTCAGGTGTGGATGCTGTGCGGGAGTGGTACAGCTTCCATTACATCAACATCCTGGCAAGGATTCCTGACACCAAGGCCCTAGATGAGTCCAACTTCACAAGCTTCATCTACTCCTGCCGTTTCAATGAGGCAACATGTGACAAAGG GAATTACACCCATTTCCATCACCCCATTTATGGAAACTGCTACACATTCAACGACAACAGCAGCACCCTCTGGATGTCTTCCTTGCCTGGGATCAATAATG GCCTCTCTCTGGTAGTCCGCACGGAGCAAAATGACTTTATCCCACTGTTATCCACTGTGACGGGAGCCCGAGTGATGGTCCACAATCAGAATGAACCAGCCTTCATGGATGAAGGGGGCTTTAACATCCGTCCTGGTGTGGAAACAACCATCAGTATGAGAAAG GAAACAACAATCCGTCTTGCGGGCAGCTACAGCGACTGCACAGAAAATGGGAGTGATGTGCCCGTGAAGAACCTCTACCTCTCCCGCTATACTGAGCAG GTCTGCATTCGTTCCTGTTTTCAGAGCAATATGGTGGAACGGTGTGGCTGTGGCCATTACTTCTACCCCTTGCCCCCTGGAGCAGTTTACTGTGACTACACTAAACATACCGCCTGGG GTTATTGTTATTACAAACTCCAGGCTGAATTCAAAGCCGGATTCCTGGACTGTTTCTCCAAATGTCGGAAACCTTGCAA GGTGACTGAATACCATCTGTCGGCTGGATACTCACGCTGGCCTTCTGCTGTCTCTGAGGTAGATGCGTTTCTGGTTgtatatacacatgcacatgcacatctgGGAGCTACTGAAAG GAGTGGGTGTTTCACATGCTGTCTCGGCAGAATAAGTACAACATCACGTCCCAAAGGTAAGAGTACCACCTACAGTCAAAATGAGAATTTAGGGCTAGAGAGAAATCCAGTGGTTGGCCAAATTCTGACCTCCAAAGGGGACACAGAGGGGCATAGTTGCAAACAttga
- the SCNN1A gene encoding amiloride-sensitive sodium channel subunit alpha isoform X2, protein MKVENQPEGKKVEQLKPQAKQQKVKVAAETEEKKEESEGLIGVFGSYQELFQFFCNNTTIHGAIRLVCSKRNKMKTAFWYSALQEELEELDRMTHRTLMDLYKYNMSLGQSKWMSQSSRKRSSRSLSRLSLHHPLLRVKRGSQASIEDNNPQVDKSGWKIGFVLCNENKTDCFHQIYSSGVDAVREWYSFHYINILARIPDTKALDESNFTSFIYSCRFNEATCDKGNYTHFHHPIYGNCYTFNDNSSTLWMSSLPGINNGLSLVVRTEQNDFIPLLSTVTGARVMVHNQNEPAFMDEGGFNIRPGVETTISMRKETTIRLAGSYSDCTENGSDVPVKNLYLSRYTEQVCIRSCFQSNMVERCGCGHYFYPLPPGAVYCDYTKHTAWGYCYYKLQAEFKAGFLDCFSKCRKPCKVTEYHLSAGYSRWPSAVSEEWVFHMLSRQNKYNITSQRNGIAKVNIFFKEWSYKSNGESPAFTVVTLLSQLGNQWSLWFGSSVLSVIELAELILDFIAITCILAFNWLYLHRSSDLPASNSHDNTAFHSAPPAPGAPLQHASVENGVAALPSYNSLESLALQSVSFRRTE, encoded by the exons ATGAAGGTTGAAAATCAGCCAGAGGGCAAGAAGGTAGAGCAGCTCAAACCACAGGCAAAGCAGCAAAAAGTGAAGGTGGCAGCAGAGACagaagagaaaaaggaagaaagcGAAGGTCTCATCGGGGTTTTTGGCTCctaccaggagcttttccagttCTTTTGTAACAACACAACCATCCATGGCGCCATCCGGCTGGTTTGCTCGAAGAGGAACAAGATGAAGACTGCCTTCTG GTACAGTGCTCttcaggaggagctggaggagctgGATCGTATGACCCACCGGACACTGATGGATCTGTACAAATACAATATGTCCCTGGGGCAGAGTAAATGGATGTCCCAATCCTCTCGGAAACGCAGTTCTAGGAGCCTGTCTCGCCTTTCCCTGCATCACCCTCTGCTTAGAGTCAAGAGAGGCAGCCAGGCCAGCATAGAGGACAATAATCCCCAAGTGGACAAGTCTGGCTGGAAAATTGGCTTTGTGCTA TGTAATGAAAACAAGACAGATTGCTTCCACCAGATATACTCCTCAGGTGTGGATGCTGTGCGGGAGTGGTACAGCTTCCATTACATCAACATCCTGGCAAGGATTCCTGACACCAAGGCCCTAGATGAGTCCAACTTCACAAGCTTCATCTACTCCTGCCGTTTCAATGAGGCAACATGTGACAAAGG GAATTACACCCATTTCCATCACCCCATTTATGGAAACTGCTACACATTCAACGACAACAGCAGCACCCTCTGGATGTCTTCCTTGCCTGGGATCAATAATG GCCTCTCTCTGGTAGTCCGCACGGAGCAAAATGACTTTATCCCACTGTTATCCACTGTGACGGGAGCCCGAGTGATGGTCCACAATCAGAATGAACCAGCCTTCATGGATGAAGGGGGCTTTAACATCCGTCCTGGTGTGGAAACAACCATCAGTATGAGAAAG GAAACAACAATCCGTCTTGCGGGCAGCTACAGCGACTGCACAGAAAATGGGAGTGATGTGCCCGTGAAGAACCTCTACCTCTCCCGCTATACTGAGCAG GTCTGCATTCGTTCCTGTTTTCAGAGCAATATGGTGGAACGGTGTGGCTGTGGCCATTACTTCTACCCCTTGCCCCCTGGAGCAGTTTACTGTGACTACACTAAACATACCGCCTGGG GTTATTGTTATTACAAACTCCAGGCTGAATTCAAAGCCGGATTCCTGGACTGTTTCTCCAAATGTCGGAAACCTTGCAA GGTGACTGAATACCATCTGTCGGCTGGATACTCACGCTGGCCTTCTGCTGTCTCTGAG GAGTGGGTGTTTCACATGCTGTCTCGGCAGAATAAGTACAACATCACGTCCCAAAG GAATGGAATTGCCAAAGtaaatatatttttcaaggaGTGGAGTTATAAAAGCAATGGGGAGTCTCCTGCTTTCACA GTGGTGACTTTACTTTCACAGCTGGGGAACCAATGGAGTCTTTGGTTTGGCTCATCTGTTCTCTCAGTGATAGAGCTGGCAGAGTTGATTTTGGATTTCATTGCCATCACCTGCATCCTGGCTTTCAACTGGCTCTACTTGCATCGGTCCTCTGATCTCCCTGCATCCAACAGCCACGACAATACAGCCTTCCACAGTGCGCCTCCTGCTCCTGGTGCCCCCCTGCAACATGCCTCTGTGGAGAACGGGGTTGCAGCACTGCCGTCCTACAACAGCTTAGAATCACTAGCCCTGCAGAGTGTTTCCTTCAGGAGAACAGAATGA
- the VAMP1 gene encoding vesicle-associated membrane protein 1 isoform X2, giving the protein MSDPVQSPATGTGPEGESARGPPEAPPNMTSNRRLYQTQAEVAAVVHIFHDNVEKVLKRDEDLLALEAQAEGVHDSAKVFQTNATSLARKYWWQNAKMMVILGIICAIVAVAVAHDAHTGSDLCHCGDRNCTFCPQSTF; this is encoded by the exons GTCTGATCCAGTTCAGTCACCTGCCACCGGGACAGGACCAGAAGGCGAATCAGCTAGAGGCCCTCCTGAAGCACCTCCAAACATGACCAGCAATCGCCGCCTGTACCAGACTCAAGCAGAAGTGGCAGCA GTAGTGCATATCTTCCATGATAATGTGGAAAAGGTCTTGAAGCGAGATGAAGACCTGTTGGCACTAGAAGCACAAGCTGAGGGTGTGCATGATAGTGCCAAAGTGTTTCAAACCAATGCAACATCTCTTGCAAGGAAGTACTGGTGGCAGAATGCTAAG ATGATGGTCATACTGGGAATCATCTGTGCCATTGTGGCAGTTGCAGTTGCTC ATGATGCTCATACTGGGAGTGATTTGTGCCATTGTGGTGATCGCAATTGCAC CTTCTGTCCCCAGTCTACATTTTAA